Proteins from a single region of Paraburkholderia sp. PGU19:
- a CDS encoding heavy metal translocating P-type ATPase, translating into MTELAPPRTADTRRPAASSELDIQGMTCASCALRVEKALAKVPGVARASVNLATEKATVDADGSVTTDTLVNAIRKAGYDAQPLNDAPPPAADAPSTAELAIGGMTCAACSGRVEKALARIPGVASASVNLATEKATVTTNGAVGVDQLIAAVTKAGYQATPLSTDDATPAATEDKDAAARAAVRRELGAVVICALLTLPLIAPMFAEPLGLHAMLPATLQLALATVIQFVFGARFYRAAWKAVRAGAGNMDLLVALGTSAAYGVSVYQMALHPGDTMHLYFEASAVVITLVRFGKWLEARAKRQTTDAIRALNALRPDRARIVVGTEEHEVPLARVRVGMLVAVRPGERVPVDGTVLQGRTHIDESLITGESLPVPKQQDDRVTAGSINGEGAITVTTTAIGAETTLARIIRLVETAQAEKAPIQRLVDRVSEIFVPAILAIALVTLVGWLIAGHGAETAILNAVAVLVIACPCALGLATPTAIMAGTGVAARHGVLIKDAQALEIAHQVRVVAFDKTGTLTVGQPSVTAFETAEDVDRRNALALAAAVQRHSEHPLAKAVVKAFEADGGGASLPASSEARAVAGRGVEADIDGETFAIGSSRWLGELGVVPPAALARRAQQLEAQGNTVSWLIGRGKTDAQIDTHAQALALIAFGDTLKPGARAAIERLSRMGVKSALVTGDNQGSANSVATALGIDEVHAQVLPSDKARVVHDLKIRTSSVVAMAGDGINDAPALAAADIGIAMATGTDVAMHAAGITLMRGDPALVADAIDISRRTWRKIQQNLFWAFVYNLIGIPLAAFGLLNPMIAGAAMAFSSVSVVTNALLLRTWRSSQ; encoded by the coding sequence ATGACCGAACTCGCACCACCCCGCACCGCCGATACGCGCCGCCCGGCGGCATCCTCGGAACTCGACATTCAGGGCATGACGTGCGCGTCCTGCGCGCTGCGCGTAGAAAAAGCGCTCGCAAAAGTGCCGGGCGTCGCGCGGGCCAGCGTGAATCTGGCGACCGAAAAAGCAACCGTCGATGCCGACGGGTCCGTCACCACCGATACCCTCGTCAACGCCATCCGCAAAGCGGGCTACGACGCACAACCGCTGAACGACGCGCCGCCGCCCGCTGCCGACGCGCCATCGACAGCCGAACTCGCGATCGGCGGCATGACCTGCGCGGCGTGTTCCGGACGCGTCGAAAAAGCGCTCGCCAGGATTCCCGGCGTGGCCTCCGCGTCCGTCAACCTCGCCACCGAAAAAGCAACCGTCACCACCAACGGCGCGGTCGGCGTCGATCAATTGATCGCGGCCGTCACCAAAGCCGGCTATCAGGCGACGCCGCTCTCTACCGATGACGCAACGCCCGCCGCCACCGAAGACAAAGACGCCGCCGCGCGCGCCGCCGTGCGCCGCGAACTCGGTGCAGTCGTGATCTGCGCGCTGCTGACGCTGCCGCTCATCGCGCCTATGTTCGCGGAGCCGCTCGGTCTGCATGCGATGCTGCCCGCCACGCTGCAACTCGCGCTCGCCACCGTCATCCAGTTCGTGTTCGGCGCCCGCTTCTACCGCGCCGCGTGGAAAGCCGTGCGCGCCGGCGCGGGCAATATGGATCTGCTGGTCGCGCTCGGCACGTCGGCGGCTTATGGCGTGAGCGTCTACCAGATGGCGCTGCACCCCGGCGACACGATGCATCTGTACTTCGAGGCATCGGCGGTCGTGATTACGCTGGTGCGCTTCGGCAAATGGCTCGAAGCGCGCGCCAAGCGCCAGACCACCGACGCGATCCGCGCGCTCAACGCGCTGCGTCCTGACCGCGCGCGCATCGTCGTCGGTACCGAAGAGCACGAAGTGCCGCTCGCGCGGGTGCGCGTCGGCATGCTCGTCGCGGTGCGGCCGGGCGAGCGCGTGCCCGTCGACGGCACCGTGCTGCAAGGCCGCACGCATATCGACGAATCGCTGATTACGGGCGAAAGCCTGCCCGTGCCGAAGCAGCAGGACGACCGCGTGACAGCGGGGTCGATCAACGGCGAAGGCGCCATCACCGTGACGACCACGGCCATCGGCGCCGAGACCACGTTGGCCCGCATCATCCGGCTCGTCGAGACGGCACAGGCGGAGAAAGCGCCGATCCAGCGGCTGGTCGACCGCGTCAGCGAAATCTTCGTCCCCGCCATTCTGGCGATCGCGCTCGTCACGCTGGTCGGCTGGCTGATCGCCGGACACGGCGCCGAAACGGCGATTCTCAACGCGGTCGCAGTGCTGGTGATCGCCTGTCCGTGCGCGCTCGGCCTCGCGACGCCGACCGCGATCATGGCGGGTACGGGCGTCGCCGCGCGACACGGCGTGCTGATCAAGGATGCGCAGGCGCTCGAAATCGCGCATCAGGTTCGCGTCGTCGCGTTCGACAAGACGGGCACGCTCACGGTCGGCCAGCCGTCCGTGACAGCGTTCGAGACGGCGGAAGACGTGGACCGTCGAAACGCGCTGGCGCTCGCGGCGGCTGTGCAGCGGCATAGCGAGCATCCGCTCGCAAAGGCCGTCGTGAAAGCGTTCGAAGCGGACGGCGGCGGCGCTTCGCTACCCGCGAGCAGCGAAGCGCGCGCGGTCGCGGGGCGCGGCGTGGAAGCGGATATCGACGGCGAGACGTTCGCCATCGGTAGTAGCCGCTGGCTCGGCGAACTGGGCGTCGTGCCGCCGGCCGCCCTCGCCCGCCGCGCGCAGCAACTCGAGGCGCAAGGCAACACGGTCTCGTGGCTGATCGGACGCGGCAAGACGGACGCACAAATCGACACACACGCACAAGCCCTCGCGCTGATTGCTTTCGGCGACACGCTCAAGCCGGGCGCGCGCGCCGCGATCGAACGGCTGTCGCGCATGGGCGTGAAGAGCGCGCTGGTGACGGGCGACAACCAGGGCAGCGCGAACAGCGTCGCCACCGCGCTCGGCATCGACGAAGTGCATGCGCAGGTCCTGCCGTCCGACAAGGCACGCGTCGTGCACGACCTGAAGATCCGCACGTCGAGCGTGGTCGCGATGGCGGGCGACGGCATCAACGACGCGCCCGCGCTCGCCGCCGCCGACATCGGCATCGCGATGGCGACGGGCACCGACGTCGCGATGCACGCGGCCGGCATCACGCTGATGCGTGGCGACCCGGCGCTGGTCGCCGACGCCATCGACATCTCGCGCCGCACCTGGCGCAAGATCCAGCAGAACCTGTTCTGGGCGTTCGTGTACAACCTGATTGGCATTCCGCTCGCCGCGTTCGGGCTGCTGAACCCGATGATCGCGGGCGCCGCGATGGCGTTCTCCAGCGTCAGCGTCGTGACGAACGCGCTCTTACTACGAACCTGGCGTTCGTCGCAATGA